The genomic stretch GCAGCTTCTCGACCGGCGAGCTGCGCATGTCGTACGGCGGCCGCACCGACAGCGGGGTGGAGACCTTCATCAGCGGCAGCTATGCCGACAGCGGCGGTCAGAACCTGTTCTATCCCGAGTTCAACAGTCCGGCCACCAACAACGGATGGGCCAGGGGGGCCGACGGCGACAGGTATGCGCGGCTGTTCGGCAAGATGTCCGTCGGCAACGTCCGCGTGGAAGGGGGCTACTCGTCGCGGGACAAGAAGATTCCCACGGCCTCCTTCGGGACCGATTTCAACGATTCCCGGGAGAAGACCCTCGATGAGCGCGGCTTTCTGGATCTGCGCTACGACCGCGAGATCGGTCTGAAGTCGCGCTTCGTGGGCACCGCCTCCTACGACGGCTACTGGTACAAGGGGAACTATCCCTATTCGGGGGCGGTGTCCAAGGACTACGGCTACGGCCAGTGGTGGACCGTGGAGGCGCAGACCATCACGACGCTGGCCGACAGGCACAAGGTGATCGGCGGCGTCGAAGCGCGCTACAACGCGCAGCAGGACCAGGGGTACTACGACACCAACCCCTCCTTCGTCTACCTCGACGACCGGAGACAGACTTCCTTCTGGGGGGCCTACGTCCAGGACGAATACCGCGTGCGCGACAACCTCATCCTGAACTTCGGGGTGAGGCACGACAACTACGAGACCTTCGGCGGCACCACCAACCCCCGTCTCGCGGTGATCTGCTCCGTACGCGAGGCGACCACCATGAAGTTCCTGTACGGCCGGGCGTTCCGCGCGCCCAACGACTACGAGCTGTACTACGACGACGGCGGATTCTCGCAGAAGGCGAATCCGGGCCTGCGGCCGGAGACGATCAACACGTACGAGGCCGTCCTCGAGCACACCTTCCACAACCGCATGCGGGGCGCCGCCTCCGTGTACCGCTACGGGATCGACAATCTGATCACGGCGATGATCGACCCGTCGGACCTGCTCGAAGTGTTCAGGAACGTGGACCGGGTCAAGGCCGAGGGCGTGGAGCTCGAGGTCGAAGGGTCCTTCGCCCGCTTTCTCGAGGGGCGCCTCAGCTACGCGCTGCAGAAGAGCGAGGACCTGACGACGGGCTCGATCCTGACCAATTCGCCGCGGCATCTGGCGAAGGCGAACCTGAGCGTTCCGTTCAAGCACGACAGGCTTCTGGCGAGTCTGGAGGCGCAGTACACCTCGGCGCGCGAGACCCTCGCCGGCGATTCCGCCGGGGGAT from Candidatus Dormiibacterota bacterium encodes the following:
- a CDS encoding TonB-dependent receptor is translated as MSHYKSVLAAVLGLALGAPPSLGADQTQAASVRKTAGGEEMILFEDLPSIFGASKYEQKPSEAPASVSIITSEEIQKYGYRTLSEILRSVRGFFATYDRNYSYTGVRGFDRPGDYDTRVLLLLDGHRINDNIYDQASVGTETIIEVDAIERIEIIRGPSSSLYGTNAFLAVINVISKSGRSLKGTEIAATGGSFSTGELRMSYGGRTDSGVETFISGSYADSGGQNLFYPEFNSPATNNGWARGADGDRYARLFGKMSVGNVRVEGGYSSRDKKIPTASFGTDFNDSREKTLDERGFLDLRYDREIGLKSRFVGTASYDGYWYKGNYPYSGAVSKDYGYGQWWTVEAQTITTLADRHKVIGGVEARYNAQQDQGYYDTNPSFVYLDDRRQTSFWGAYVQDEYRVRDNLILNFGVRHDNYETFGGTTNPRLAVICSVREATTMKFLYGRAFRAPNDYELYYDDGGFSQKANPGLRPETINTYEAVLEHTFHNRMRGAASVYRYGIDNLITAMIDPSDLLEVFRNVDRVKAEGVELEVEGSFARFLEGRLSYALQKSEDLTTGSILTNSPRHLAKANLSVPFKHDRLLASLEAQYTSARETLAGDSAGGFSVVNLTLLSRNWKSGPGVSLSVFNLFDKRYGDPGGTEHVQDVIPQDGRSVRVQIRYEF